A single region of the Marinobacter salinisoli genome encodes:
- the dapB gene encoding 4-hydroxy-tetrahydrodipicolinate reductase has protein sequence MRVAIIGAAGRMGKVLIEAVDGTDGLELGAAIVEPGSTLVGADAGEVAGIGRLGVKLAGGLDDVRDDFDVLVDFTFPDLTLANAEFCRENGKKLVIGTTGMSEAEKEQLALAAESVPVVFAPNMSVGVNVALNLLRTAAQALGDDYDVEIIEAHHRHKKDAPSGTALRMGEVVADALGRDLKTCAVYGREGFTGERSRKEIGFETIRAGDVVGDHTVLFATEGERIEITHKASSRMTFAKGAMRAALWLKGKPAGLFDMQDVLSLK, from the coding sequence ATGAGGGTAGCAATCATCGGCGCCGCCGGGCGCATGGGCAAGGTGCTGATCGAGGCTGTCGACGGGACCGATGGTCTCGAGCTGGGTGCCGCGATCGTGGAACCGGGTAGTACACTGGTTGGTGCGGACGCCGGTGAAGTGGCCGGTATTGGGCGCCTGGGCGTCAAGCTGGCGGGTGGCCTGGACGATGTGCGGGACGATTTTGATGTCCTGGTCGACTTCACCTTTCCGGATCTGACCCTCGCCAATGCTGAGTTTTGCAGGGAAAACGGGAAAAAGCTCGTCATCGGAACCACTGGCATGTCAGAGGCCGAGAAAGAGCAGTTGGCTCTGGCGGCAGAGTCGGTTCCTGTGGTCTTCGCGCCCAACATGAGCGTGGGCGTGAACGTCGCGCTCAATCTGCTTCGAACGGCCGCCCAGGCGCTGGGGGATGACTATGATGTGGAAATCATCGAAGCGCATCACCGGCATAAGAAGGACGCGCCGTCTGGTACGGCCCTCAGGATGGGTGAAGTGGTCGCGGATGCATTGGGGCGTGATCTGAAAACGTGTGCCGTGTACGGTCGCGAGGGCTTCACCGGTGAGCGGAGCCGGAAGGAAATCGGCTTTGAAACCATTCGGGCGGGCGACGTAGTGGGGGACCACACGGTCCTGTTCGCCACTGAAGGCGAGCGCATTGAAATTACCCACAAAGCCAGCAGTCGGATGACCTTCGCCAAGGGCGCCATGCGCGCGGCTCTGTGGCTGAAGGGCAAGCCTGCCGGCTTGTTTGATATGCAGGATGTGCTATCCCTTAAGTGA
- the yhbY gene encoding ribosome assembly RNA-binding protein YhbY has translation MSLSPEQRRAYRAIAHHLKPVIIVGDKGLTEGLQEELERALNDHELIKIKIASNDREARHEAVNALCETSGAELVQTIGKIAVILRRAKKPNPKLSNLVRHQN, from the coding sequence ATGAGCCTTTCACCGGAACAGCGCCGGGCATACCGGGCCATCGCCCACCACCTGAAGCCAGTCATCATCGTTGGCGACAAAGGCCTGACCGAGGGGCTTCAGGAAGAACTAGAGCGAGCCCTGAACGATCACGAACTGATTAAAATCAAGATCGCCAGCAACGACCGGGAAGCACGGCACGAGGCAGTCAACGCCCTGTGCGAGACCTCCGGCGCCGAGTTGGTCCAGACCATCGGCAAGATCGCCGTCATTCTGCGTCGAGCCAAGAAGCCGAACCCCAAGCTGTCGAATCTCGTTCGCCACCAGAACTGA
- the ftsH gene encoding ATP-dependent zinc metalloprotease FtsH gives MSDMAKNLVLWLIIAAVLMMVFQNFSPTTSGQQVNYSQFVEMVQEGRVTSVTIDGLDIQGRLGDGSQFQTIRPQVADNKLMDDLLANNVEVVGKEPERQSLWTQLLVAAFPILIIIALFAFFMRQMQGGGGGKGPMSFGKSKARLMSEDQIKTTFTDVAGVDEAKEDVKELVDFLRDPSKFQRLGGSIPKGVLMVGPPGTGKTLLAKAIAGEAKVPFFSISGSDFVEMFVGVGASRVRDMFEQAKKQSPCIIFIDEIDAVGRHRGAGMGGGHDEREQTLNQLLVEMDGFEGNEGVIVIAATNRPDVLDPALLRPGRFDRQVVVGLPDIIGREQILKVHMKKVPLAEGVEPSFIARGTPGFSGADLANLVNEAALFAARRNQRLVSMEEFELAKDKIMMGAERRSMVMSEKEKRNTAYHEAGHAIVGRLMPEHDPVYKVSIIPRGRALGVTMFLPEEDKYSHSKRYLISSICSLFGGRIAEELTLGFDGVTTGASNDIERATSLARNMVTRWGLSEKLGPLQYDSDSEEPFLGRTAGQSHSAHSQETARRIDDEVRDIIDTCYEKARQLLVDNRDKLDLMADALMKYETIDRFQIDDIMEGRVPRPPKGWGDSGPTGGVQAEEPKSAEPKSGDDGRQPDVGRPAGEH, from the coding sequence TTGAGCGATATGGCAAAAAATCTGGTTCTCTGGCTAATCATAGCCGCCGTGCTGATGATGGTGTTTCAGAATTTCTCACCAACCACCAGCGGGCAACAAGTCAACTACTCCCAGTTTGTTGAAATGGTCCAGGAGGGCCGGGTCACATCGGTGACCATCGACGGTCTGGACATTCAGGGTCGCCTTGGAGACGGATCGCAATTCCAGACCATCCGACCCCAAGTGGCCGACAACAAACTGATGGATGATCTCCTGGCCAATAACGTGGAAGTGGTCGGCAAGGAGCCTGAGCGCCAGAGCCTGTGGACGCAGTTGCTGGTGGCGGCATTTCCGATCCTGATCATCATTGCGCTGTTCGCGTTCTTCATGCGGCAGATGCAGGGCGGCGGGGGTGGCAAAGGTCCCATGTCGTTCGGTAAGAGCAAAGCTCGTTTGATGAGTGAAGATCAGATCAAGACCACCTTCACCGACGTTGCTGGCGTGGATGAGGCCAAAGAAGATGTGAAGGAGCTGGTGGATTTCCTGCGCGATCCGAGCAAGTTCCAGCGTCTGGGTGGATCCATTCCGAAGGGCGTGCTGATGGTCGGGCCTCCGGGAACGGGTAAGACGCTGCTTGCCAAGGCAATCGCGGGCGAAGCGAAAGTGCCTTTCTTCTCGATCTCCGGTTCTGATTTCGTTGAGATGTTTGTTGGTGTTGGTGCTTCCCGTGTTCGTGACATGTTCGAGCAGGCGAAGAAGCAAAGTCCCTGTATTATCTTCATCGACGAGATCGACGCTGTTGGTCGCCATCGCGGTGCAGGCATGGGCGGTGGTCACGACGAACGTGAGCAGACCCTGAACCAGTTGCTGGTCGAAATGGATGGCTTTGAGGGCAATGAGGGCGTCATCGTCATCGCTGCAACCAACCGTCCAGACGTTCTGGATCCTGCGCTGCTGCGTCCGGGTCGTTTCGATCGTCAGGTTGTGGTCGGTTTGCCTGACATTATTGGTCGTGAGCAGATTCTGAAGGTGCACATGAAAAAAGTGCCCTTGGCGGAGGGCGTGGAGCCTTCGTTCATTGCTCGCGGTACGCCGGGCTTTTCCGGTGCCGATCTCGCCAACCTGGTTAACGAGGCTGCCTTGTTTGCAGCCCGCCGTAACCAGCGGCTGGTCTCGATGGAAGAGTTCGAGTTAGCCAAAGACAAGATCATGATGGGGGCCGAGCGCCGGTCCATGGTCATGAGTGAAAAAGAGAAACGCAACACCGCTTACCATGAGGCCGGGCACGCCATCGTTGGACGCCTGATGCCTGAGCATGATCCGGTGTACAAGGTCAGTATCATTCCGCGTGGTCGCGCGCTGGGTGTCACTATGTTCCTTCCGGAGGAGGACAAGTACAGCCACAGCAAGCGCTACCTGATCAGCTCCATTTGCAGCTTGTTCGGTGGCCGAATTGCCGAAGAGCTGACGCTGGGCTTTGATGGCGTGACCACCGGTGCGTCCAATGACATCGAACGGGCGACCAGCCTGGCTCGCAACATGGTGACCCGCTGGGGTCTGTCGGAGAAACTTGGGCCGCTCCAGTACGACTCCGACAGCGAGGAACCGTTCCTGGGCCGTACGGCTGGCCAGTCTCATTCGGCGCATTCTCAGGAAACCGCTCGTCGAATTGACGATGAGGTGCGGGATATCATTGATACCTGCTACGAAAAGGCGCGTCAGTTGCTGGTGGACAACCGCGACAAGCTGGACTTGATGGCCGATGCCTTGATGAAGTACGAGACCATCGATCGGTTCCAGATTGACGACATCATGGAAGGTCGGGTGCCTCGTCCCCCGAAAGGCTGGGGCGACAGTGGCCCAACCGGCGGCGTGCAGGCGGAAGAGCCAAAATCTGCCGAGCCGAAGTCTGGCGATGATGGTCGCCAGCCAGATGTGGGCCGTCCGGCCGGAGAGCACTGA
- the carB gene encoding carbamoyl-phosphate synthase large subunit, protein MPKRTDIESVLILGAGPIVIGQACEFDYSGAQACKALREEGYRVILVNSNPATIMTDPVMADATYIEPITWKTVEKIIEKEKPDALLPTMGGQTALNCALDLEKHGVLEKHGVEMIGANADTIDKAEDRDRFDKAMKKIGLECPRAEIAHSMEEAWKVAEHIGFPCIIRPSFTMGGSGGGIAYNRDEFEEICQRGLDLSPTNELLIDESLIGWKEYEMEVVRDKNDNCIIVCAIENFDPMGVHTGDSITVAPAQTLTDKEYQIMRNASLAVLREIGVETGGSNVQFGINPDTGRMVVIEMNPRVSRSSALASKATGFPIAKVAAKLAIGYTLDELRNEITGGVTPASFEPSIDYVVTKIPRFTFEKFPQADARLTTQMKSVGEVMAIGRTFQESMQKALRGLEVGSEGMDEKLDELDSQNAEETLIREMNVPGAERIWYLGDAFRAGMTVDDVFAHTNIDRWFLIQIEDLIKEEQRLRSAGKADIDHATLFRLKRKGFSDARLAKLLSISEVSLRKLRHDLGIRPVYKRVDTCAAEFASDTAYMYSTYEEECEADVSDREKIVVIGGGPNRIGQGIEFDYCCVHAALAMRDDGYETIMINCNPETVSTDYDTSDRLYFEPITLEDVLEIVHVEKPKGVIVQYGGQTPLKLARGLEAAGVPIIGTSPDAIDRAEDRERFQQMITRLGLKQPKNATVRSHEDGLLAAREIGYPLVVRPSYVLGGRAMEIVYTEEELVRYMRDAVLVSNDSPVLLDHFLNAAIEVDIDAICDGKDVVIGGIMQHIEQAGVHSGDSACSLPPYTLPKNVQDEMREAVKRMAVELDVVGLMNVQLAWQDNEIYVIEVNPRASRTVPFVSKAIGVSLAKVAARVMAGKSLAEQGFTDEIIPDYYAVKESVFPFNKFPSVDPILGPEMKSTGEVMGIGDSFDEAFAKAALAVGAVLPEKGTAFISVREVDKPGVAAVAQDLVDAGFHLIATTGTAKALREAGIEVDRVNKVREGRPHIVDAIKNGEVQLIINTTEGRKAISDSAQIRQSALQAKVTYTTTLAGGEALCRAIKFGPERTVRRLQDLHSGK, encoded by the coding sequence ATGCCGAAACGTACTGACATCGAGAGCGTTCTGATTCTGGGCGCGGGCCCCATTGTAATTGGGCAGGCGTGCGAGTTTGACTACTCCGGTGCCCAGGCCTGTAAGGCCCTCCGCGAAGAGGGCTACCGGGTTATCCTGGTGAACTCCAACCCGGCCACCATCATGACCGATCCTGTCATGGCGGACGCCACCTATATCGAGCCCATCACCTGGAAAACCGTCGAAAAGATCATTGAAAAGGAAAAGCCCGACGCGCTGCTGCCGACGATGGGTGGTCAGACCGCGTTGAACTGCGCTCTGGATCTTGAAAAGCACGGTGTGCTGGAAAAACACGGCGTTGAAATGATCGGCGCCAACGCCGACACCATCGACAAAGCCGAGGACCGCGACCGCTTCGACAAGGCGATGAAAAAAATTGGCCTTGAGTGCCCGCGCGCCGAAATAGCTCACTCCATGGAAGAAGCCTGGAAGGTGGCGGAGCATATCGGTTTCCCGTGCATCATCCGGCCGTCGTTCACCATGGGCGGTTCCGGTGGTGGTATCGCCTACAACCGGGATGAATTTGAAGAAATCTGCCAGCGCGGTCTGGACCTCTCGCCGACCAACGAATTGTTGATTGATGAGTCGCTGATCGGCTGGAAAGAGTATGAGATGGAAGTTGTCCGGGACAAAAACGACAACTGCATCATTGTCTGTGCCATCGAAAACTTCGACCCCATGGGCGTGCACACCGGTGACTCCATCACCGTGGCCCCGGCCCAGACCCTGACGGACAAAGAGTATCAGATCATGCGGAACGCCTCGCTGGCGGTTCTGCGTGAGATCGGTGTTGAGACCGGTGGCTCCAATGTCCAGTTCGGTATCAATCCCGATACCGGCCGCATGGTGGTGATCGAGATGAACCCGCGGGTGTCCCGTTCCTCCGCGCTGGCGTCCAAAGCCACCGGCTTCCCGATTGCCAAGGTTGCCGCCAAGCTGGCGATTGGCTACACCCTGGATGAACTGCGCAACGAAATCACCGGTGGTGTGACTCCGGCCTCTTTCGAGCCCAGCATCGATTACGTTGTTACCAAGATTCCGCGTTTCACCTTTGAGAAGTTCCCCCAGGCGGACGCACGTTTGACCACCCAGATGAAGTCGGTGGGTGAGGTGATGGCCATCGGCCGTACCTTCCAGGAATCCATGCAAAAAGCCTTGAGAGGGCTGGAAGTGGGTTCCGAAGGCATGGACGAAAAACTCGACGAACTGGATTCCCAGAACGCCGAGGAAACCCTGATCCGCGAAATGAACGTTCCGGGTGCAGAGCGCATCTGGTACCTGGGCGATGCGTTCCGTGCCGGCATGACCGTGGACGACGTGTTCGCGCATACCAATATCGATCGCTGGTTCCTCATTCAGATCGAAGATCTGATCAAGGAAGAGCAGCGGCTGAGGTCTGCGGGCAAGGCCGACATTGACCATGCCACTTTGTTCCGTCTCAAGCGCAAGGGGTTCTCGGATGCTCGTCTTGCCAAGCTGCTGAGCATTTCCGAGGTCAGCCTGCGCAAGCTTCGCCATGACCTGGGTATTCGCCCGGTCTACAAGCGCGTCGACACCTGTGCGGCGGAGTTTGCCTCCGATACCGCTTACATGTACTCCACCTATGAAGAAGAGTGCGAGGCGGATGTGTCCGACCGCGAGAAAATCGTGGTAATTGGTGGCGGTCCGAACCGGATAGGTCAGGGCATCGAGTTTGACTACTGCTGCGTGCACGCGGCTTTGGCCATGCGCGACGATGGTTACGAGACCATCATGATCAACTGCAACCCGGAAACCGTGTCCACGGACTATGACACCTCCGACCGGTTGTATTTCGAACCTATTACCCTGGAAGATGTGCTGGAGATCGTTCACGTTGAAAAGCCCAAGGGCGTGATCGTTCAGTACGGTGGTCAGACGCCGCTTAAGCTGGCCAGAGGGCTGGAAGCGGCCGGCGTGCCGATCATTGGCACCAGTCCGGATGCCATCGACCGGGCAGAGGACCGGGAGCGGTTCCAGCAAATGATCACCCGTCTGGGGCTGAAGCAGCCGAAAAACGCGACCGTGCGCAGCCACGAAGACGGTCTGCTCGCGGCGCGGGAAATTGGCTATCCGCTGGTGGTTCGCCCGTCTTACGTTCTGGGTGGTCGGGCGATGGAAATCGTCTACACCGAAGAAGAGCTGGTTCGCTACATGCGCGATGCGGTGCTGGTGTCCAACGACAGCCCTGTGTTGCTGGATCACTTCCTGAACGCTGCCATCGAGGTGGATATCGACGCCATCTGCGATGGCAAGGATGTGGTGATCGGCGGCATCATGCAGCACATTGAGCAGGCCGGTGTGCACTCCGGTGACTCTGCTTGTTCCCTGCCGCCTTACACCCTGCCGAAAAACGTTCAGGATGAAATGCGTGAGGCGGTGAAGCGAATGGCCGTGGAACTGGATGTCGTTGGCCTGATGAACGTTCAATTGGCGTGGCAGGACAACGAGATCTACGTGATCGAAGTGAATCCGCGTGCCTCCCGGACGGTTCCGTTTGTGTCCAAGGCCATCGGCGTGTCGCTGGCAAAAGTGGCAGCGCGGGTGATGGCTGGCAAATCGCTGGCCGAGCAGGGTTTCACCGACGAGATCATTCCGGACTATTATGCGGTCAAGGAATCCGTATTCCCGTTCAACAAATTCCCGTCAGTTGACCCGATTCTCGGGCCGGAGATGAAGTCTACCGGGGAAGTGATGGGTATCGGAGACAGCTTCGATGAGGCGTTCGCCAAGGCGGCGCTGGCGGTGGGCGCGGTGCTCCCGGAAAAAGGGACTGCGTTTATCTCCGTGCGTGAAGTCGACAAGCCCGGCGTGGCCGCGGTGGCTCAGGATCTGGTGGATGCAGGCTTCCACCTGATTGCCACGACAGGCACCGCCAAGGCGCTGCGCGAGGCCGGCATTGAGGTTGATCGAGTAAACAAGGTCCGCGAAGGGCGCCCGCACATAGTGGACGCCATCAAGAACGGCGAAGTTCAACTGATTATCAACACCACCGAGGGGCGCAAGGCGATTTCCGATTCGGCGCAGATTCGCCAATCCGCCCTGCAGGCCAAGGTGACCTATACAACCACACTGGCGGGCGGCGAAGCCCTGTGCCGGGCTATCAAGTTTGGCCCGGAGCGTACCGTTCGTCGTCTCCAGGATCTGCACTCAGGAAAGTAA
- the carA gene encoding glutamine-hydrolyzing carbamoyl-phosphate synthase small subunit yields the protein MSNPAILALEDGSLFYGTAIGADGETSGEVVFNTAMTGYQEILTDPSYSRQIVTLTYPHIGNTGINKEDVESDRIHAAGLIIRDLPLVASNWRSEQTLEDYLRASGIVGIAEIDTRRLTRILRDKGSQNGAIVAGAQATAERALELAKAFPGLKGMDLAKEVTTDSVSRWSESEWSLTDGYGQRDEARFKVVAWDYGVKYNILRMLASRGCDVTVVPATTPASEVLAMNPDGVFLSNGPGDPEPCDYAITAIKEVLETDMPVFGICLGHQLLALASGAKTMKMGHGHHGANHPVQNLADGTVMITSQNHGFAVDESTLPANLEATHKSLFDGTLQGIRRTDKPAFSFQGHPEASPGPHDVAPLFDQFIRLMEDRSA from the coding sequence TTGAGCAATCCCGCAATCCTTGCACTCGAAGATGGAAGTCTGTTCTACGGTACCGCCATCGGTGCCGATGGAGAAACCAGTGGTGAGGTGGTTTTCAACACTGCCATGACTGGTTACCAGGAAATCCTGACGGATCCGTCTTATTCCCGCCAGATTGTCACCCTTACTTACCCCCACATTGGAAACACCGGAATCAATAAAGAAGACGTTGAGTCAGATCGCATCCACGCAGCGGGGCTGATTATCCGTGATCTTCCTCTAGTGGCTAGCAACTGGCGCAGCGAGCAAACGCTGGAAGACTACTTGCGAGCTAGTGGCATTGTCGGTATCGCCGAAATCGACACTCGCCGCCTGACGCGCATCCTGCGGGATAAGGGTTCCCAGAACGGCGCCATTGTCGCCGGAGCCCAGGCGACCGCAGAGCGGGCGCTGGAATTGGCCAAGGCATTCCCCGGTTTGAAGGGGATGGACCTGGCGAAAGAAGTGACTACGGATTCGGTCTCCCGGTGGAGTGAAAGTGAGTGGTCGCTCACCGATGGCTACGGCCAGCGGGATGAGGCCCGCTTCAAGGTCGTGGCCTGGGACTATGGTGTGAAGTACAACATCCTGCGGATGCTGGCGTCCCGCGGCTGTGACGTCACCGTGGTTCCCGCAACCACTCCGGCCTCCGAGGTGCTGGCGATGAATCCCGATGGCGTGTTCCTCTCTAATGGTCCGGGTGACCCCGAGCCGTGCGACTATGCGATCACGGCCATCAAAGAGGTGCTGGAAACCGATATGCCGGTGTTCGGTATTTGCCTGGGCCACCAGTTGCTGGCTCTGGCCAGCGGTGCAAAAACCATGAAGATGGGCCATGGCCATCATGGCGCGAACCATCCCGTCCAGAACCTGGCCGATGGTACGGTGATGATTACCAGCCAGAACCACGGCTTCGCTGTGGACGAGTCCACCTTGCCGGCCAATCTTGAGGCGACCCACAAGTCGTTGTTTGATGGCACCTTGCAGGGTATTCGTCGCACCGACAAACCGGCGTTCAGCTTCCAGGGGCATCCGGAAGCCAGTCCGGGCCCACACGATGTGGCACCGCTGTTCGACCAGTTTATCCGGTTGATGGAAGATCGCTCTGCCTGA
- a CDS encoding SAM-dependent methyltransferase — translation MSGMATVDNARVMDLMKSALGMAKHIVTPGVFVTSVLQGEGVGARQTGLCGNFETVVSCKPDSSRSCTREILWVCRGFKG, via the coding sequence ATGAGTGGTATGGCTACCGTTGATAATGCCAGGGTCATGGACCTGATGAAATCGGCGCTGGGTATGGCGAAGCACATCGTGACGCCGGGCGTGTTTGTCACCTCGGTCCTTCAGGGTGAAGGTGTCGGGGCCCGGCAGACGGGTCTGTGTGGCAATTTCGAAACGGTGGTGAGTTGCAAACCGGATTCGTCGCGGTCCTGTACCCGCGAAATCCTTTGGGTTTGCAGAGGTTTTAAAGGCTGA
- the greA gene encoding transcription elongation factor GreA → MTKAGESRLREELQNLKSVERPRVIEAIADAREHGDLKENAEYHAAREQQSFIEGRIQEIEGKLSSAQVIDVTTIENTGKVIFGTTVHLLNMDTDEQVAYQIVGEDEADIKAGKISISSPIARALVGKSEGDVVAIRVPSGTVEYEIEEVEYI, encoded by the coding sequence ATGACGAAGGCGGGCGAGTCCCGCCTTCGTGAAGAACTTCAGAACCTGAAATCCGTTGAGCGGCCCCGGGTCATTGAGGCGATTGCCGATGCCCGGGAGCACGGCGACCTTAAGGAAAACGCGGAGTACCATGCCGCCCGGGAGCAGCAGAGCTTCATTGAGGGGCGCATCCAGGAAATCGAGGGTAAGCTCTCATCCGCTCAGGTGATTGATGTCACGACCATTGAGAACACCGGAAAAGTGATCTTCGGCACCACGGTGCATCTGCTGAATATGGATACCGACGAGCAGGTGGCTTACCAGATCGTGGGTGAGGATGAGGCTGACATCAAAGCGGGCAAGATTTCCATTTCTTCACCCATCGCGCGTGCGTTGGTGGGCAAGAGTGAAGGGGATGTCGTGGCGATCCGCGTGCCCTCTGGCACCGTTGAGTACGAGATCGAGGAAGTGGAATACATCTGA
- the dnaJ gene encoding molecular chaperone DnaJ, with protein sequence MAKRDYYEVLGVSRDADDKEIKRAYRKLAMKYHPDRNPGDAEAENQFKEASEAYEVLADGSKRAAYDQFGHAGVDGQAGGGFGGGGGSFSDIFGDVFGDIFGGGGGRGRNTRGSDLRYTLELDLEEAVKGKTVEITIPGHKECDVCDGSGAEKGSKPETCGTCQGMGQVRMQQGFFTVQQACPTCRGSGKVVKNPCKACHGQGRVREEKTLSVKVPPGVDTGDRIRLSGEGEMGVDGGPSGDLYVQVAVREHSIFTRDGRNLYCEVPISIVDAALGGELEVPTLDGRVKLKIPAETQTGKLFRLRNKGVKPVRGGPAGDLLCRVIVETPINLTKRQKELLEEFQQTLDGGDGTHHAPRKTSWFEGVKNFFDEMKF encoded by the coding sequence ATGGCCAAACGCGATTATTACGAAGTTCTCGGTGTGTCCCGGGATGCGGACGACAAGGAAATCAAGCGAGCCTATCGCAAGCTTGCGATGAAGTACCACCCTGACCGTAATCCGGGTGACGCCGAAGCCGAGAACCAGTTTAAGGAAGCCAGCGAGGCGTACGAAGTGCTCGCCGATGGCTCCAAGCGCGCAGCCTATGATCAGTTCGGGCACGCCGGTGTGGATGGTCAGGCTGGCGGTGGATTCGGCGGTGGCGGAGGCAGTTTCTCCGACATCTTCGGTGATGTGTTCGGCGACATTTTTGGTGGCGGAGGCGGTCGCGGCCGAAACACCCGTGGCAGTGACCTGCGCTACACCCTGGAGCTGGATCTGGAAGAGGCGGTGAAAGGCAAAACCGTCGAGATCACGATTCCCGGTCACAAAGAGTGCGACGTCTGCGACGGCAGTGGCGCCGAGAAAGGCTCCAAGCCGGAAACCTGTGGTACCTGTCAGGGTATGGGGCAGGTTCGCATGCAGCAGGGGTTCTTTACTGTTCAGCAGGCGTGTCCGACCTGTCGCGGCTCCGGCAAGGTGGTGAAGAATCCGTGCAAGGCCTGTCATGGCCAAGGCCGGGTTCGGGAAGAAAAAACCCTGTCGGTCAAGGTGCCGCCCGGTGTGGACACCGGTGATCGCATTCGATTGTCCGGTGAGGGCGAAATGGGTGTTGATGGCGGGCCTTCCGGAGACCTGTATGTACAGGTGGCGGTTCGGGAGCACTCCATCTTTACCCGCGATGGCAGGAACCTGTACTGTGAGGTGCCCATCAGCATCGTCGATGCCGCTTTGGGTGGCGAACTCGAGGTGCCGACACTGGATGGTCGGGTTAAGCTGAAGATTCCGGCGGAGACCCAGACCGGCAAGCTGTTCAGGTTGCGCAATAAGGGTGTGAAGCCGGTCCGTGGCGGCCCGGCCGGTGACCTGTTGTGCCGGGTGATTGTCGAAACGCCGATCAACCTGACCAAGCGCCAGAAAGAGTTGCTGGAAGAGTTTCAGCAGACCCTTGATGGCGGCGATGGAACCCATCATGCCCCCAGAAAGACCTCCTGGTTTGAGGGTGTGAAAAACTTCTTCGACGAGATGAAATTCTGA